The proteins below are encoded in one region of Halodesulfovibrio sp. MK-HDV:
- the asnS gene encoding asparagine--tRNA ligase, with the protein MRRTPIVDALQAEEASKEVKICGWVRTRRDAKGFSFLELNDGSCLTNLQAIVDESVPTYEIIKDVSTGAAVEVHGELVPSPGKGQKWEVRATELKLLGAADADDFPLQKKRHSDEFLRQIAHLRPRTNKFGAAFRIRSEAAFAVHKFYRDKGFFNVHTPILTGSDCEGAGEMFRVSTLPVTGVEAPKEGSVFDEDFFGREANLTVSGQLEAELLAMGLGKVYTFGPTFRAENSNTPRHAAEFWMIEPEVAFADNEDNMDLAEEMTKYVVKHILENCAEDINLFAKFVDKELMGRLENIINEPFARVSYTEAVELLAATKKKWEFPVEWGIDLQTEHERYLAEDHFKRPVIVYDYPKDIKAFYMRMNDDGKTVAAMDVLVPRIGELIGGSQREERMDVLLERINEMGQNPEDYWWYTDLRRFGSVPHAGFGMGFERLLMLVTGITNIRDVIPFPRTPQHIEF; encoded by the coding sequence ATGCGTAGAACCCCCATTGTTGATGCATTGCAGGCAGAAGAGGCTTCTAAAGAAGTTAAAATTTGCGGCTGGGTACGTACCCGCCGTGACGCAAAAGGATTTTCTTTTCTTGAGCTGAATGACGGCTCTTGCCTCACAAACTTGCAAGCCATCGTCGACGAATCAGTACCGACCTACGAGATTATTAAAGATGTAAGCACAGGCGCAGCTGTTGAAGTACACGGTGAACTTGTACCATCTCCGGGTAAAGGACAGAAATGGGAAGTTCGCGCTACAGAACTCAAGCTGCTCGGCGCTGCTGATGCAGACGATTTCCCGTTGCAGAAAAAACGTCACTCCGATGAATTCCTTCGTCAGATTGCGCATCTTCGCCCTCGTACCAACAAATTCGGTGCTGCTTTCCGTATCCGCTCCGAAGCAGCATTCGCTGTACACAAATTTTACCGCGACAAGGGCTTCTTCAACGTACACACCCCTATTCTCACAGGTTCAGACTGCGAAGGCGCTGGCGAAATGTTCCGCGTTTCTACCCTTCCAGTAACCGGTGTAGAGGCTCCTAAAGAAGGTTCTGTTTTCGACGAAGACTTCTTCGGTCGCGAAGCAAACCTTACCGTATCCGGTCAGCTCGAAGCAGAACTGCTCGCTATGGGTCTTGGCAAGGTATACACATTCGGCCCAACTTTCCGTGCTGAAAACTCCAACACTCCGCGCCACGCTGCTGAGTTCTGGATGATCGAACCGGAAGTTGCGTTTGCTGATAACGAAGACAACATGGATCTCGCAGAAGAAATGACCAAGTATGTTGTTAAGCACATTCTTGAGAACTGCGCAGAAGACATCAACCTCTTCGCCAAATTCGTCGACAAAGAGCTCATGGGTCGTCTTGAAAACATCATCAACGAGCCATTTGCACGCGTAAGTTACACCGAAGCAGTAGAACTGCTCGCAGCTACCAAGAAAAAATGGGAATTCCCTGTTGAATGGGGCATCGATCTCCAGACAGAGCACGAGCGTTACCTTGCAGAAGATCACTTTAAGCGCCCTGTAATCGTATACGATTACCCTAAGGACATTAAAGCATTCTACATGCGCATGAACGATGACGGCAAGACCGTTGCTGCAATGGACGTTCTCGTACCGCGCATTGGTGAACTCATCGGCGGATCACAGCGTGAAGAGCGTATGGACGTGCTCCTCGAGCGCATCAACGAAATGGGTCAGAATCCTGAAGACTACTGGTGGTACACCGATCTTCGTCGCTTTGGCTCTGTGCCGCACGCTGGCTTCGGCATGGGCTTCGAACGTTTGCTTATGCTCGTGACCGGTATCACCAACATTCGCGACGTTATCCCGTTCCCACGCACACCGCAGCATATTGAATTTTAA